A genomic window from Cupriavidus metallidurans CH34 includes:
- the mrdA gene encoding penicillin-binding protein 2 has translation MTEIRNVELEIGRFRIRVAAAALFTVVCFGLLFSRFLWLQWYKHDQYSAKAEDNRISVAPIEPNRGIIMDRNGVVLARNYSAYTLEITPSKLTDTLDNTIEELATLVDIQPRDRRRFKRLLEESRSFESLPIRSQLTDEEVARFSAQRFRFPGVDVRARLFRQYPLGEAASHVVGYLGRISQRDQERIEAMDEANDAADGDKYDPRKDADNYKGSNYIGKIGLEQSYETELHGLTGFEEVEVSAGGRPIRTLSTSPATPGNNLILSLDIRLQQLAEQLFGDRRGALVAIEPETGDILAFVSKPTFDPNLFVEGIDSKTWDELNNSPDKPLLNRPLRGTYPPGSTYKPFMALAALTTGKRTAAWGMHDPGFFTLGNHTFRDDKPGGHGWVDMQASIVQSCDTYYYMLARDMGVNAIHDFMKPLGFGQITGIDIEGENRGILPSTDWKRKAYRRPEQQKWYDGETISLGIGQGYNSFTILQLANAVSILVNNGVAMKPHLVKAVEDSVSRKRTLTVPKESYRIPLKQGDIDVIKRSMVAVTHSGTAARVFAGAAYESAGKTGTAQTYTLGKNEKYNHHALDERKRDHSLYTAFAPADHPKIALALIVENAGFGAAVAAPIARKVMDYYLLGKWPEELAATAPPPAERERAGGKPPVDTPSVFTTGQTANAASATVMQTAPAAASDATTGAANAAGASAAGASASVPAARSASDTIAGQLDPDAIAPASAEVTLDARMLQALGHSKPAPTPPATPSRATPASAPAPAKPKTQPARPKPANVAGPASGSSARNNVSE, from the coding sequence ATGACCGAAATTCGCAACGTCGAACTGGAAATCGGCCGCTTCCGCATCCGCGTGGCGGCCGCCGCCCTGTTCACGGTCGTCTGCTTTGGCCTGCTGTTCTCCCGCTTTCTGTGGCTGCAGTGGTACAAGCACGACCAGTACTCGGCCAAGGCCGAGGACAACCGCATCTCCGTGGCGCCGATCGAGCCTAACCGCGGCATCATCATGGACCGCAACGGCGTGGTGCTGGCGCGCAACTACTCCGCGTACACGCTTGAAATCACGCCGTCCAAGCTGACCGACACGCTCGACAACACGATCGAGGAGCTGGCCACGCTCGTCGATATCCAACCGCGCGACCGTCGCCGCTTCAAGCGGCTGCTGGAGGAATCGCGCAGCTTCGAAAGCCTGCCGATACGCAGCCAGCTCACCGACGAGGAGGTAGCCCGGTTTTCGGCGCAGCGCTTCCGCTTTCCGGGCGTCGACGTGCGCGCGCGGTTGTTCCGCCAGTATCCGCTGGGCGAAGCGGCCAGCCACGTGGTCGGCTACCTGGGTCGCATCTCGCAGCGTGACCAGGAGCGGATCGAGGCCATGGACGAGGCCAACGACGCCGCCGATGGCGACAAGTACGATCCGCGCAAGGACGCCGACAACTACAAGGGCTCCAACTACATCGGCAAGATCGGGCTGGAACAGAGCTACGAGACCGAGCTGCACGGCCTGACGGGCTTCGAGGAGGTGGAGGTCAGCGCAGGTGGGCGGCCGATTCGCACCCTGTCCACGTCGCCGGCCACGCCGGGCAACAACCTGATCCTGTCGCTCGACATCCGCCTGCAGCAACTGGCCGAGCAGCTGTTCGGCGATCGCCGTGGAGCGCTGGTGGCGATCGAGCCCGAAACGGGCGACATCCTGGCCTTCGTGTCCAAGCCGACCTTCGATCCGAACCTGTTCGTCGAAGGCATCGACTCCAAGACCTGGGACGAACTGAACAACTCACCCGACAAGCCGCTGCTGAACCGACCGTTGCGCGGCACCTATCCGCCTGGCTCGACGTACAAGCCGTTCATGGCGCTGGCTGCGCTGACCACGGGCAAGCGCACTGCCGCCTGGGGGATGCACGATCCAGGGTTCTTCACGCTTGGCAACCACACGTTCCGCGACGACAAGCCCGGCGGCCACGGCTGGGTGGACATGCAGGCGTCGATCGTGCAGTCGTGCGACACCTATTACTACATGCTGGCGCGTGACATGGGCGTCAACGCGATCCACGATTTCATGAAGCCGCTCGGCTTCGGCCAGATCACCGGCATCGATATCGAGGGCGAAAACCGCGGCATCCTGCCATCCACGGACTGGAAGCGAAAGGCGTACCGCCGCCCCGAGCAGCAGAAGTGGTATGACGGCGAAACCATTTCGCTGGGCATCGGGCAGGGCTACAACAGCTTCACGATCCTGCAGTTGGCCAACGCGGTGTCGATCCTGGTCAACAACGGCGTGGCGATGAAGCCCCACCTGGTCAAGGCCGTGGAGGATTCGGTCTCGCGCAAGCGCACGCTGACCGTGCCCAAGGAAAGCTATCGCATCCCGCTCAAGCAGGGCGATATCGACGTGATCAAGCGTTCGATGGTTGCCGTGACGCACTCCGGTACCGCTGCACGGGTGTTCGCCGGCGCTGCCTACGAGTCGGCCGGCAAGACCGGTACGGCGCAGACCTACACGCTGGGCAAGAACGAGAAGTACAACCACCATGCGCTGGACGAGCGCAAGCGCGACCACTCGCTCTACACCGCGTTCGCCCCGGCCGATCATCCGAAGATCGCGCTGGCGCTGATCGTCGAGAACGCGGGTTTTGGCGCCGCCGTGGCCGCGCCGATCGCGCGCAAGGTGATGGACTACTACCTGCTGGGCAAGTGGCCGGAGGAACTGGCCGCGACGGCCCCGCCGCCCGCGGAGCGCGAGCGCGCTGGCGGCAAGCCGCCTGTCGACACGCCGAGCGTGTTCACGACTGGCCAGACCGCCAATGCCGCCAGTGCCACGGTGATGCAGACAGCACCGGCCGCCGCGTCGGATGCCACGACGGGCGCTGCAAATGCCGCAGGCGCGAGCGCGGCGGGGGCTTCCGCATCGGTGCCGGCGGCACGGTCGGCATCCGACACGATTGCCGGCCAGCTCGACCCGGATGCCATCGCCCCGGCCTCGGCCGAAGTGACGCTCGATGCGCGGATGCTGCAGGCGCTTGGCCACAGCAAGCCAGCGCCGACGCCACCCGCCACGCCGTCGCGCGCAACGCCCGCCTCGGCCCCGGCACCCGCCAAGCCGAAGACGCAGCCCGCCCGGCCAAAGCCCGCCAATGTCGCGGGCCCGGCCTCGGGCTCGTCGGCCCGCAACAACGTTTCAGAGTAA
- the gatC gene encoding Asp-tRNA(Asn)/Glu-tRNA(Gln) amidotransferase subunit GatC — translation MALALSDVKRIAHLARIETSDAEAEQTLAQLNNFFSLVEQMQAVDTTGIEPLAHPLSAVRDIAQRLREDAVTESDRRADYQRPAPATENGLYLVPKVIE, via the coding sequence ATGGCTCTCGCACTCTCCGACGTCAAGCGCATCGCGCATCTGGCCCGCATCGAAACTAGCGATGCCGAGGCCGAGCAAACGCTTGCGCAACTGAACAATTTCTTCTCGCTCGTGGAGCAGATGCAGGCGGTGGACACCACCGGCATCGAGCCGCTGGCGCACCCGCTGTCCGCCGTGCGCGACATCGCCCAGCGCCTGCGCGAGGACGCCGTCACGGAATCCGACCGCCGCGCCGATTACCAGCGCCCCGCGCCAGCTACCGAAAACGGCCTCTACCTGGTGCCGAAGGTCATCGAGTGA
- the mreC gene encoding rod shape-determining protein MreC, with protein MDYSPPPLFKQGTSAVARLVIFVTIALVLLIVDARFDAMRNVRQVAATVLMPVERLVLVPRDAIRGVFDYAQSSVELANENRELRRAALEQANASVRQAQLESENNQLRKLLNLTQQSTTPVTPAEILYDARDPYSQRIVIDRGSMQGLRAGYPVIDERGVIGQVTRVSPFQSEVTLLTDKDQAIPVQVVRNGLRSVAFGGSRAGLLDLRFMAASADLQQGDLLVTSGLDGTYPPGLPVAKIVQIERKADTAFSRVYCEPVAGVRSHRQLLVVRYESGLAPRPPEAATSQKAERGSRSAAARAGAEQKADKAATSADKPADTPTAAPAQKPSEPAR; from the coding sequence ATGGATTACTCTCCACCGCCGCTCTTCAAGCAAGGCACGTCCGCCGTTGCGCGTCTGGTTATCTTCGTGACGATCGCGCTGGTGCTGCTGATCGTCGACGCGCGCTTTGACGCCATGCGCAACGTGCGCCAGGTGGCTGCCACCGTGCTGATGCCGGTGGAGCGTCTGGTGCTGGTACCGCGCGACGCCATCCGTGGCGTCTTCGACTACGCCCAGTCTTCCGTCGAACTGGCCAACGAGAACCGCGAGCTGCGGCGTGCGGCGCTCGAGCAGGCCAATGCCTCGGTTCGCCAGGCCCAGCTCGAATCCGAGAACAACCAGCTTCGCAAGCTGCTGAACCTGACGCAGCAATCGACCACGCCGGTGACCCCGGCGGAAATCCTCTACGACGCCCGGGACCCCTACAGCCAGCGTATCGTGATCGATCGCGGCAGCATGCAGGGCCTGCGCGCCGGCTATCCGGTCATCGACGAGCGCGGCGTGATCGGCCAGGTGACGCGCGTTTCCCCGTTCCAGTCGGAAGTGACGTTGCTGACCGACAAGGACCAGGCGATCCCGGTCCAGGTGGTGCGCAACGGTCTGCGCAGCGTGGCCTTTGGCGGCTCACGCGCCGGTCTGCTGGACCTGCGCTTCATGGCGGCATCGGCCGATCTGCAGCAGGGCGACCTGCTGGTGACGTCGGGCCTCGATGGCACCTATCCGCCGGGCCTGCCGGTGGCGAAGATTGTCCAGATCGAACGCAAAGCCGATACGGCGTTCTCCCGCGTGTATTGCGAGCCCGTGGCCGGTGTGCGTTCGCACCGCCAGTTGCTAGTGGTGCGCTATGAGTCGGGCCTTGCCCCGCGCCCGCCGGAGGCAGCCACGTCGCAGAAGGCCGAGCGCGGCTCGCGGTCGGCGGCGGCACGCGCTGGCGCCGAGCAGAAGGCAGACAAGGCGGCCACGTCGGCCGACAAGCCCGCGGACACGCCCACGGCCGCGCCGGCGCAGAAACCCTCGGAGCCCGCACGGTGA
- the rodA gene encoding rod shape-determining protein RodA, producing MDRRRVVSIIKSALTGFDKPLALIVFLLFATGIVALYSAAIDMPGRVEDQLRNILLSYVVMLVIAYMPTQLLMRIAVPLYTVGVALLIAVAMFGLIRKGARRWLNVGMVIQPSEIMKIAMPLMLAWYFQKREGVIKWFDFVVALIMLGIPVGLIAKQPDLGTALLVLAAGIYVIYFAGLTWKIILPILGAGVVVITLIVTYQNQICAPGVNWPILHDYQQHRVCTLLDPTTDPLGKGFHTIQSIIAIGSGGVTGKGWLKGTQTHLEFIPEKHTDFIFAVFSEEFGLIGNAVLLVLYLLLIFRGLYIAANAPTLFSRLLAGSITLIFFTYAFVNMGMVSGILPVVGVPLPLMSYGGTALVTLGMGIGILMSISRQKRLIQT from the coding sequence ATGGACCGACGCCGCGTCGTATCGATCATCAAGTCTGCCCTGACCGGCTTCGACAAGCCGCTGGCCTTGATCGTCTTTCTGCTGTTCGCCACCGGCATCGTTGCGCTGTACTCGGCCGCGATCGACATGCCGGGCCGGGTCGAGGACCAGCTGCGCAATATCCTGCTGTCGTACGTGGTGATGCTGGTGATCGCCTACATGCCGACCCAGCTGTTGATGCGGATTGCCGTGCCGCTCTACACCGTGGGGGTAGCGCTGCTGATTGCCGTGGCGATGTTCGGCCTGATCCGCAAGGGCGCGCGGCGCTGGCTGAACGTGGGGATGGTGATTCAGCCCTCCGAGATCATGAAGATCGCGATGCCACTGATGCTGGCGTGGTACTTCCAGAAACGCGAGGGGGTGATCAAATGGTTCGACTTCGTCGTGGCACTGATCATGCTCGGTATTCCGGTCGGCCTGATCGCCAAGCAGCCTGACCTGGGCACTGCGTTGCTGGTGCTGGCCGCCGGCATCTACGTGATCTACTTCGCGGGCTTGACGTGGAAGATCATCCTGCCGATTCTCGGTGCGGGCGTGGTCGTGATCACGCTGATCGTGACTTACCAGAACCAGATCTGTGCGCCGGGCGTGAACTGGCCGATCCTGCACGACTACCAGCAGCACCGTGTCTGCACGCTGCTCGACCCGACCACTGATCCGCTCGGCAAGGGCTTTCACACGATCCAGTCGATCATCGCGATTGGCTCGGGCGGGGTGACCGGCAAGGGCTGGCTCAAGGGCACACAGACGCACCTCGAATTCATCCCCGAGAAGCACACCGACTTCATCTTCGCCGTGTTCTCCGAGGAGTTCGGGCTGATCGGTAATGCGGTGCTACTGGTCCTGTACCTGCTGCTGATCTTCCGCGGGCTCTATATTGCGGCGAACGCGCCAACGCTGTTCTCGCGTCTGCTGGCCGGCTCCATCACGCTGATCTTCTTCACCTACGCCTTCGTGAACATGGGCATGGTGAGCGGGATCCTGCCGGTGGTGGGCGTGCCGCTGCCGCTGATGAGCTACGGGGGAACCGCGCTGGTGACGCTGGGAATGGGCATCGGCATTCTGATGAGCATTTCCAGGCAGAAAAGGTTGATACAAACGTAG
- the mreD gene encoding rod shape-determining protein MreD — protein MTTSQYLLRPVNPAFIALTFVLAFLINLMPWGETLWIPDVVALVLVFWNIHQPRKVGMGVAFLLGLLMDVHDARLLGEHALAYTLLAYFAITIHRRVLWFSVYAQALHVLPLLFIAHAVPVVIRLAMGAPLPGWQLLLAPVIEAVLWPMATSLLLAPQRRSNEVDETRPI, from the coding sequence GTGACGACATCCCAATACCTGCTGCGCCCGGTCAATCCCGCGTTCATCGCGCTGACCTTCGTGCTGGCCTTCCTGATCAACCTGATGCCCTGGGGCGAGACGCTCTGGATTCCGGACGTCGTGGCGCTGGTGCTGGTGTTCTGGAACATCCACCAGCCACGCAAGGTTGGCATGGGCGTGGCGTTCCTGCTGGGTTTGCTGATGGACGTGCATGACGCTCGCCTGCTTGGCGAACATGCGCTTGCCTACACGCTGTTGGCCTACTTCGCGATCACGATCCATCGCCGGGTACTGTGGTTTTCGGTCTACGCGCAGGCGCTGCACGTGCTGCCGTTGTTGTTCATCGCGCACGCGGTGCCGGTGGTTATCCGCCTGGCCATGGGCGCGCCGCTGCCCGGCTGGCAATTGCTGCTGGCCCCGGTGATCGAGGCGGTGCTGTGGCCGATGGCCACCAGCCTGCTGCTGGCGCCGCAACGCAGATCGAACGAAGTCGATGAGACGCGTCCGATCTAG
- a CDS encoding DUF484 family protein, translating into MNAQDVAAYLQSHPQFFEDHAELLATVQLTSPHSHRAVSLQERQMEILREKNKGLELKLADLVRHGHENDRTQQRMHDWQMRLLAEADSHALPYAVRDGLQQVFDVPAVGLRLWSVGETYAHMEVAQGASDDLRLFAEGLRAPFCGANAGFEAAQLLERDDVASLAMVALRVPAKPDEDGPGAAFGLLVLGSPDARRFHEGMGTAYLAQIGEVAGAALNRLRD; encoded by the coding sequence ATGAACGCTCAAGACGTTGCCGCTTACCTGCAGAGCCATCCGCAGTTTTTCGAAGATCACGCCGAACTGCTGGCGACGGTGCAACTGACCAGCCCGCACAGCCATCGGGCGGTGTCGCTGCAGGAGCGCCAGATGGAAATCCTGCGCGAGAAGAACAAGGGTCTGGAACTCAAGCTGGCCGATCTCGTCCGGCACGGCCACGAGAACGATCGCACGCAGCAGCGTATGCATGACTGGCAGATGCGCCTGCTGGCCGAGGCCGATTCCCACGCGCTGCCCTATGCGGTGCGCGACGGCCTGCAGCAGGTGTTCGACGTGCCCGCCGTGGGGCTGCGCCTGTGGAGCGTCGGTGAGACCTATGCCCACATGGAAGTGGCGCAGGGTGCCAGCGATGACCTGCGCCTGTTCGCCGAAGGCCTGCGCGCGCCGTTCTGCGGCGCGAACGCCGGTTTCGAGGCCGCTCAGTTGCTGGAGCGCGACGACGTCGCGTCGCTGGCGATGGTGGCGCTGCGCGTGCCGGCCAAGCCCGACGAGGACGGCCCGGGCGCGGCGTTCGGCCTGCTGGTGCTGGGCTCGCCCGACGCGCGCCGCTTCCATGAGGGTATGGGCACTGCCTATCTGGCCCAGATCGGCGAAGTCGCCGGCGCGGCGCTGAATCGCCTGCGCGACTAA
- a CDS encoding rod shape-determining protein, with protein MFGFLRSYFSNDLAIDLGTANTLIYMRDKGIVLDEPSVVAIRQEGGPNAKKTITAVGKEAKQMLGKVPGNIEAIRPMKDGVIADFTVTEQMLKQFIKMVHDSKLLRPSPRIIICVPCGSTQVERRAIRESALGAGASQVYLIEEPMSAAIGAGLPVSEPSGSMVVDIGGGTTEVGIISLGGMVYKGSVRVGGDKFDEAIVNYIRRNYGMLIGEQTAEAIKKEIGSAFPGSEVREMEVKGRNLSEGIPRAFTVSSNEILEALTDPLNQIVSAVKIALEQTPPELGADIAERGMMLTGGGALLRDLDRLLAEETGLPVLVAEDPLTCVVRGSGMALERMDKLGSIFSYE; from the coding sequence ATGTTCGGATTTCTCCGCAGCTATTTCTCCAACGACCTGGCCATCGACCTGGGCACCGCCAACACCCTGATTTACATGCGCGACAAGGGCATCGTCCTGGACGAACCGTCGGTCGTGGCTATCCGTCAGGAAGGTGGCCCCAACGCCAAGAAGACGATTACCGCGGTGGGCAAGGAAGCCAAGCAGATGCTGGGCAAGGTCCCGGGCAACATCGAGGCCATCCGCCCGATGAAGGACGGCGTCATTGCCGACTTCACCGTGACCGAGCAGATGCTCAAGCAGTTCATCAAGATGGTGCACGACTCGAAGCTGCTGCGTCCGAGCCCGCGCATCATCATCTGCGTGCCGTGCGGTTCCACCCAGGTGGAACGCCGCGCCATCCGTGAATCGGCCCTGGGCGCCGGCGCCAGCCAGGTGTACCTGATCGAGGAGCCGATGTCGGCGGCGATCGGCGCGGGCTTGCCCGTGTCGGAGCCGTCGGGCTCGATGGTCGTCGATATCGGCGGCGGTACCACCGAGGTGGGCATCATCTCGCTGGGCGGCATGGTCTACAAGGGTTCGGTGCGCGTGGGCGGCGACAAGTTCGACGAGGCGATCGTCAACTACATCCGCCGCAACTACGGCATGCTGATCGGCGAGCAGACCGCCGAAGCGATCAAGAAGGAAATCGGCTCGGCCTTCCCGGGTTCGGAAGTCCGCGAAATGGAAGTCAAGGGCCGTAACCTGTCCGAAGGCATTCCGCGCGCGTTCACGGTGTCGTCGAACGAAATCCTCGAAGCGCTGACCGATCCGCTGAACCAGATCGTGTCGGCCGTGAAGATCGCGCTGGAACAGACCCCGCCGGAACTGGGCGCCGACATCGCCGAGCGCGGCATGATGCTGACCGGCGGCGGCGCGCTGCTGCGTGATCTGGACCGTCTGCTGGCCGAGGAAACCGGCCTGCCGGTGCTGGTGGCCGAAGACCCGCTGACCTGCGTGGTACGCGGCTCCGGCATGGCGCTGGAGCGTATGGACAAGCTCGGCAGCATCTTCTCGTACGAGTAA